The Gemmatimonadota bacterium DH-78 region CGGGCTCCGGAAGATCAGCGCGGGCGCCCCGACCCGAAGCAGAGCGAAGACTGAGCTCAGCCGTCGGAGTCCGGCGAGGCCGGGCGCGGCAGAGTCGGCCCGCCGTCGGATCGATCTCCGGCGTCGGCGGGACGGGGCAGGGTGTCGGGGTCTTCCGGGGCGGCTGCGGCCGGACGCGGCAGGCTCGCCTGGGCTTCGATGGCGTCGATCGCCTCGCGCGCTGCGGTGCTGAGCCGGGTGCGGAGTCCCATGGCGCGCGACTTCTCGCGAAGCAGCGGGAGCGCCTCTCGGGCGCCGAGCACTCCCAGGGCGCGGGCGGCCTCCACCCGCGCCTCGAGGTCGAACGACGCCAACACTCGCATGAACGCCGCCACCACCTCGTCGCGCCGCGGACCGATCGCAGCCGCCAGTCCGTCGGGCTCACCCCGGAGCGCGGCGGCGACCGCCTCGGCGACCGCGCCGTGTCCGAGGGTGGTCAGCGCATCCGCCGCGTGGTCGGCGGGGGTGCGGCCCTCGACGGTGTCCTCGCGGTGCCCGAGCAGCCGCACCAGCCGCGGGACGGCGGCCTGGGCGCTCAGCTGCTCCAGCGCGCCGATCGCGGCGATCACCACGCCGGCGTCGCGGTCGCCGAGGGCCTCGATCAGGGGGGGCACCGCCGCGCGATCGCCGGACTCGCCGAGCAGCCGGGCCGCCTCGCGCCGGGGAGGGTCGCCCTCCCACACCAGCCCCCCGAAGCCGTGCTCGCGCACCACCCCGCCCACCCCGGCGAGTCGCTCGACGAGGTGGGCGGTGTCGCCCCTCACCGGACCCGCCAACGGATCGAGCCGGGGGATCAGCGCTTCGGCGATCCGCACCATGCCCACGAGCTGCTCGGCATCGCGCACGATCGTGGTGCGCCGGACCTCCAGCTCCCGGAGACCCGGCGGGTGGGGCGCAAGCCCCGGCGAGCCGAGTCGAATCCCGACGAAGGGCTGGGCGAGGACGAGGTCGACCACCGGCGGCGCCAGCAGCTCCTTCACCCGTGCGGGGGGGAAGCCGCGCGCGAGAAAGCGCCGGTCGAACTCCGGGTGTCCGAGCTCGATGTCCTGAACGAACCCGAGCGACTTGCCCACCGAGGCGAGAAAGCCCTCCGCACTCACCGCGAGGTTCACGCGTTCGCTCGACTGGAAGACGGCGCGGGCGCGGGTGAGGTAGCCGGCGTCTCCGCCCATCGACTCGAGCAGGATGACGCCCCAGGTACCGTCGACGCGGATCCCCGGGGTCTTCCAGGCGGGGTTCACCCCGTAGCGGCCCCCCAGCTCGGCGGCGGCCGCGCGCCACGCCCGCTCCACGGCCTCGGCGTGGGGGAGGGCGAGCGACCCGCTCACCGCAGCCTCACGACGGGCGCCCGCGTCTGGAGGTCGGCCTTGGTGTGGAGGTCGTGCACCGTGGCGCAGAGCCAGCGGTCGGCGTCCACCATGAACGACACCCGCAGACGCGGCGCGCTGCCCCGGCCCGGCGGATCGAGGCGCAGCGCGGGATCGGCCTCGTTGAGGCAGGGGCAGAAGGCCCGCTCCCCGTCGCTCGCGGGAAGGAAGTAGCGATTGCCGTTGGCCCGCTGCTCCCACGCCACCGACCGGCCGGCGACCCGGCCCACCTCGCACACGAAGAGATTGAGAAACTCCTGCCCGTCGTGCCCCGGCGCGTAGTAGCGCACGACGTGGTCGTCGGCGGTGGGAAAGCGGGTGCCGTTCTCGATCAGGAGCTCGAACTCCTCCCGGCCGTCGTCGCGGCGCACCCGGATGCCGTAGTCGTGATAGATGAAATCGTCGACCGCCCCGCCTCCGGCGAAGAGGCAGGCACCGCGGGCCACACTCTCGAAGGGCAGCCACTCGCGCACCCGGTCTCGGCCGAACACCTCACCCACGGTTTCGCGGACTCCGGGCAGGAGCGTCGACCCGCCCTCGAGCAGTACGTCGTCCACATCGCTCACCGCCACCCCGTGGCGCTCTCCCGCCTCCGCCATCAGGCGGTCGAGCAGCTCCCGCATGCTGGTGAGGAGTCCTCGACCCGCCAGGAGTCCCTCGAGACCCGCGCGATCGAGGGTGCCCCAGGTCTCGTTGCGGAAGGTGAAGGCCGCCTCCTGTCCCGCGCTGGCCAGCAGCTTGGTTCGCTCCGCCTCCCAGCGCAGCGCCACCTCCCACTCGGGCCAGTCGTGGAGCGCGGTGGGCACCAGGGCGTCGAGGATCCAGCCGTCGATGTCGTTGCCGCCGACCCGGAGTCCCTGCTTGGCCAGCACCCGGGCACGTCCGGTGCGTGCCGTGTCGCCGCCCTCGATCCGCACCAGGGCGGCCTCCATGGTTCCGGCGCCGAAGTCGAAGGCCACGAGGGTGGCGTCGCGCCCGATGTCGACGCCGTAGCCGAGCGCGGCCGCCACCGGCTCGTCGACGAATCGCAGCGTGAAGGGGCGCTCGCCGCCGAAGAGGCGGTCGCGGAGCCGCCGCCAGCGGGAGCGGCGATCGAGCGCGTCGAAGGCGCCCCGCAGCTCGGCCCGGTACATCTCGAAGGCGTCGGAGGGCACGGCCACCGTGAGATCGGCGACCGGCTCGCCCGCCGCGGCCTCGAGGGCGTCCGCGAGCTCCCGTACGAAGAGGCGCGCCACGTCGCGGGCGGTGAACTCGCGGTGACCCACCCGCGCGAGGGTGCGCTGGTGCTCGCGGCCGAGGTAGCGCTTGAATCCGGCGGCCCACCCCTCGGCGGTGCCGTCCCAATTGTAGTCGCGCGCCTCCTGGCCGATCAGTACGCGCTCGGCCCGTTCGTCGAGCACGCACACGCACGACGGCACCACCGGCGTCTGCGTGAGCGGCTCGAGCTTGGCGAGGTCGGGCAGGTTCACGACCCGGGGGCTGCCCGAGCGGTCCTCGCAGATCGTGGTGTTCGACGTGCCCAGATCGATGCCCCAGTGGATCAACCGATCCTCTCCGCCCGGTTGTCGCGTCCGCCCTGGTGCAGGATCAGCCCCTCCACTTCGCCGTTCGCGGTCAGCACGAAGGTGATCTGCGCGTTCGCGGCGCGGAGGAAGAACTCCGTTTCACTCTCCGCGAAGAGGGGCAGGGTGGGCTGGCCGGTGGGCGTGACGAGAAGACCGTCGTCTCCCAGCGTCACCACGACGTCGAGCTCGGCATTCAGCCGGTAGGTGCCCACGTAGCGGGCCAGCACGCCGCGATCTACGGCGACCGCCTCGCGCTGGACCGGCGGTGCGTAGCCTCGGGGCACGGGCTCGGTGAGAGAGTCCCACGCGTAGGCATCCTGGATGCGGCGGCCCACCTCGCCGGCCAGTGCGCCCCCCTGATCCGCGTTGGTCAGGATCGCCATTCCGTAGCCTTTCACCGTGTGGGCCGCCATCGTGCCCCGGAAGCCCCAGTTCGAGCCGCCGTGATCGAAGTACCAGCCCTGCCCCCTCTTCGAGACGCTGAAGCCCACGGCGAAGTCGCCCACCCCCACCGGCGTGATCATCTCTCTGGCGTGCGCGCGGTCGAGCACCCGGTTCGACTCCCCGCGCACCGAGCGCTGCACCTCGACGAGAAACCGAGCGAGATCGGACGCCGTGGTCCAGAGCCCCGCTGCGGCCATCTCGGGGTACACGTGCCACTTCGGGCCCCGCGACCGACCCTCGTCGTCGTGGGCGCGAGCGGCGTTGCGGTCGTTCGCGGGCGAGATGGGCTGCTCGAACGAGCTCCGGGTCATTCCGAGAGGCTCGAGCACGTCGGTGCGCAGGACGTCGGCGAAGGGGCGCCCCCGCGCGTCCTCCAGGGCCTGCTGCTGAAGAGTGACGCCCCCGCCCGAATACTCGAAGGCCTCCCACGGCCGCCGCTCCATGAAGATGGGACCGACATTGGAGAGCTCGTGGCCCTCGAGGATCTGGACGACCGAAGGGAGGGGCGCGGCGGGATCGTAGCCCGGAAAGCCGAAGGCGTCACCCAGCCCCGAGATGTGGCTCAACAGGGTGCGGGGCGTGACGGGGTCGGCGGCCGTGAAGGCCCGCCGTCCAGCCGCCACGAGGTGAGGATGTCGTTCACGTCGTCGTCCAGCCCGAACAACCCGTCCTGGACCGCCCTGAGCGAGCCCATGGCCGCCACCGGTTTGCTCATGGACGCGGCCTGGAACATCGTCTCGGTGTCGACCGCGGCTCCGGTCTCGACATCGGCGGTGCCGTACCCCCGGGCCCAGTGGATGTCGAAGTCGTGGATCACCGCCACGCTCATGCCGGGCACGTGGAAGTGCTCCATGAGTTCGTCCATCGTCATCGCCGCCAGCTCGTCACCCGGCCGGTCGGGCTGGGCGGCCTCGATCCGCGCGATCATGGCCTCCGGGTCCGGCGACTGGGCGGCGAGGGGAAGCGCGGCCGCCAGTGCGGTCGCTGCGGCCAGGCCCGGCATCGCGCGTCGGGGATGAGGCTGGGGGGTCATCGGCGACTCCATGCGGGCCTTCCGGGATCGAGGGGCGAAGCCATTCGCCCGCAGAATCGGCCCGGGTGGTCCCGTCGGTCAACTGGAGTGGGGCGGGAACGGGGGGTGGGGGGGGGCGGCGGTGGGGGCGAGGGTAGGCGGGTGGACGGGCGAGCGGCGGTCGTTTCTCGCCACTCGTAAGCTGCGATCTGGCGAGTGGGCCGAAACGTAGCGTTCTTGCTCGGTTTCGTCACAGTCGCGGACGAGTGCGGAGGCGACTGTGACGAAGGGTAGCAGGAACGCTCCGCGGCGTCGCAGTCGTGCGATCGCAGCTTACGAAAGGTACGAAAGGCCCGGGTCCCGCGACCGCACCGGCGCGAGCGCCCGGTCACGGTCCCCGCGGTCCCGAAACGACCGGGTGCCCGCGCGGCTGCCCACGACCACCGCCACCAGTCGGACTAGCCGGACCGCACCGACCACCCGGACCACCCCGACCACCCGCACCAGCCGGACCACCCCGACCACCACCACCCCGACCGTTGACATCCGATCATCGGAATCCGATAATGGAGTCATGAACGACGCCAAGCGACCCGGACCCCCCGATTTCCTGCCGCTCAAGGCCACTCACTTCCACATTCTGCTCAGCTGTGCTCGCGGGCCGGTACACGGCTACGGAATCCGGCGTGAAGTGGACGACCGCACCGAGGGGGCGATCCTGCTGTCGGCGGCCACGCTGTACGAGACGTTGCAGCGACTGGAGAAGCGCGGATTGATCACGGAGACCGATCCGCCGGCCGAGGGTGCCGAAGAGGCGAGTTCCCGGTGGCGCTTCTACCGCACGACCACGCTCGGCGACGCGGTGCTCGCCGCCGAGGTGGCCCGGCTGGAGTCGGACCTCACGGCGGCCCGCGCCTGGCTGGCCCGGAGCTGAGATGCGCCGTCTCACCCGCTTCTTCGAGCGGTGCCTTCCCGGCGAGGTGCGGCGCACGCGGGGGGCGGACTACCGGGAGTTCTGGCGGGCGATGGCCGAGGAACCGCGGTATCGGGGACTCCGGGGTCGCACCGGGCTCACGGTGCGGATGGTGATGGATGTGTTGGACGCGCATGCACGGGGGTGGATGCGAGCGACGGGTGATCGATCGGGGGGAGGGTGGACGATGCGAAGGGGATCGGTGCGGTTCGCGCTGCGAGGGTTGAGACGGCACCCGCTGTTCGGCGGCGTGGCGGTGGGGACGCTCGCGCTCGGCGTGGCGGCGGCAACGGCGGTGTTCGCGGTGACCTGGTCGGTTCTGCTCGCGCCGCTGCCCTACCCCGACTCCGAAGAGTTGACGCTCGTGCATCGCCCGACGGGACGCAGCGGCTCGGTGTCGTGGCCCGACTTCGTCGACTGGCGCGAAGGCATGCGGGGCAGCCTGGCGATGGCCGCCTATA contains the following coding sequences:
- a CDS encoding HEAT repeat domain-containing protein, with product MSGSLALPHAEAVERAWRAAAAELGGRYGVNPAWKTPGIRVDGTWGVILLESMGGDAGYLTRARAVFQSSERVNLAVSAEGFLASVGKSLGFVQDIELGHPEFDRRFLARGFPPARVKELLAPPVVDLVLAQPFVGIRLGSPGLAPHPPGLRELEVRRTTIVRDAEQLVGMVRIAEALIPRLDPLAGPVRGDTAHLVERLAGVGGVVREHGFGGLVWEGDPPRREAARLLGESGDRAAVPPLIEALGDRDAGVVIAAIGALEQLSAQAAVPRLVRLLGHREDTVEGRTPADHAADALTTLGHGAVAEAVAAALRGEPDGLAAAIGPRRDEVVAAFMRVLASFDLEARVEAARALGVLGAREALPLLREKSRAMGLRTRLSTAAREAIDAIEAQASLPRPAAAAPEDPDTLPRPADAGDRSDGGPTLPRPASPDSDG
- a CDS encoding Hsp70 family protein; its protein translation is MIHWGIDLGTSNTTICEDRSGSPRVVNLPDLAKLEPLTQTPVVPSCVCVLDERAERVLIGQEARDYNWDGTAEGWAAGFKRYLGREHQRTLARVGHREFTARDVARLFVRELADALEAAAGEPVADLTVAVPSDAFEMYRAELRGAFDALDRRSRWRRLRDRLFGGERPFTLRFVDEPVAAALGYGVDIGRDATLVAFDFGAGTMEAALVRIEGGDTARTGRARVLAKQGLRVGGNDIDGWILDALVPTALHDWPEWEVALRWEAERTKLLASAGQEAAFTFRNETWGTLDRAGLEGLLAGRGLLTSMRELLDRLMAEAGERHGVAVSDVDDVLLEGGSTLLPGVRETVGEVFGRDRVREWLPFESVARGACLFAGGGAVDDFIYHDYGIRVRRDDGREEFELLIENGTRFPTADDHVVRYYAPGHDGQEFLNLFVCEVGRVAGRSVAWEQRANGNRYFLPASDGERAFCPCLNEADPALRLDPPGRGSAPRLRVSFMVDADRWLCATVHDLHTKADLQTRAPVVRLR
- a CDS encoding serine hydrolase encodes the protein MAAGRRAFTAADPVTPRTLLSHISGLGDAFGFPGYDPAAPLPSVVQILEGHELSNVGPIFMERRPWEAFEYSGGGVTLQQQALEDARGRPFADVLRTDVLEPLGMTRSSFEQPISPANDRNAARAHDDEGRSRGPKWHVYPEMAAAGLWTTASDLARFLVEVQRSVRGESNRVLDRAHAREMITPVGVGDFAVGFSVSKRGQGWYFDHGGSNWGFRGTMAAHTVKGYGMAILTNADQGGALAGEVGRRIQDAYAWDSLTEPVPRGYAPPVQREAVAVDRGVLARYVGTYRLNAELDVVVTLGDDGLLVTPTGQPTLPLFAESETEFFLRAANAQITFVLTANGEVEGLILHQGGRDNRAERIG
- a CDS encoding serine hydrolase domain-containing protein, which translates into the protein MTPQPHPRRAMPGLAAATALAAALPLAAQSPDPEAMIARIEAAQPDRPGDELAAMTMDELMEHFHVPGMSVAVIHDFDIHWARGYGTADVETGAAVDTETMFQAASMSKPVAAMGSLRAVQDGLFGLDDDVNDILTSWRLDGGPSRPPTPSRPAPC
- a CDS encoding helix-turn-helix transcriptional regulator, whose product is MNDAKRPGPPDFLPLKATHFHILLSCARGPVHGYGIRREVDDRTEGAILLSAATLYETLQRLEKRGLITETDPPAEGAEEASSRWRFYRTTTLGDAVLAAEVARLESDLTAARAWLARS